The uncultured Subdoligranulum sp. genomic sequence GCTCATTGCGTTCCGGGTGATTTTTACCATCGCCCTGCTGGCCTGCATTGCCTACATCTTCCGCAATTCGCTGCAGACCGGCGCGCAGTCCTCGCTGCGCAGCCAGGAGGTCATGCACGCCGTCAACAGTGCGCTGGGCAGGGTTCATCTGGGCCCCATGTCCGAGCATACCATCCGTAAGATCGCCCATTTCCTGGAATTCTCCATGGAAGGTTTTCTGCTCATGCTCTGCCTGCGGGTGTATACCGCCCACTTTGTCCGGCACATGAGCTGGCCTTTGCTGGTGGGCATGAGCACGGCGGTGATGGATGAAACCATCCAGCTGTTCATTCCCAACCGCACTTCGATGGTGACTGATATCTGGATCGACATGATGGGTGTCGTGGCAGGCCTGCTGGTGGCCCTGATCATCCTGCTGATCGTGCGGCTGCTGATGGCCTTTGCCCGGATCGAATCGGAAAACCGGGCGCTGCGGGAGGAACGGGAAGAACTGCGGCGTGCGCGCCAGGAGGCGGAGCACGAGCGTCTGGCGGAACGTGCCGCCCACCGTGCTTACGAGGCGCAGTTCGGGTCGGGAGAACGGCCTGCCGCGGGAGAATGGGATGAGGACAAGGAGGAACAGTCGGAATGACGACCCAACAAGCAATGGAAGCCCTGCATGCACTGCCCCGGCTGGGCAGCGGCAAACCCGGACTGGAGCGGATGCGGAATCTGCTGGCACACCTGGGCAACCCCGAGGAGCAGCTGCAGTGCGTGCATATTGCCGGCACCAACGGCAAGGGCAGCCTGGCGGCCATGACCGCCGCCATCCTGACGGCCGCCGGTTACAAGACCGGCCTGACCATCAGTCCCTATGTGGTGGATTTCCGGGAGCGGTTCCAGATCGACGGCGAGATGATCCCGCCCCGCACCCTGGCCTCGCTGACGCAGAAGGTGCTGGATGCCATCGCCGCCATCCACGAGGAGGGCGGGGAGGCCCCGGTGCAGTTTGAGGCCATCACGGCACTGGCTTTGCTGTGGTTTGCCCGCGAAAAGTGTGATCTGGTGGTGCTGGAGACTGGTCTGGGCGGCCGGTACGATGCCACCAACGTGGTGCCGCACACACTGGTGGCGGCCATCACCAAGATCGGCTATGACCATATGGAACTGCTGGGGGATACCCTGGACAAGATCGCGGCGGAAAAGGCCGGTATCATCAAGGAAGGCTGTGCGGTAGTCTGCTATCCCGACCAGCCGGCCGAGGCCATGGGTCCCATTCTGACGGCGGCGGCCGAGGCCCACACCAGCATCATCACGCCGGAGCTGGAGGATATCCGTCAGCTGCCCGGCAAAAGCCTGGAGAACCGCATCGACTACGGCGGATACCAGGCGGCCCTGGGATTCCCGGGGGCGCATCAGGCCAACCATGCCGCCATGGCGGTGGAGATCGCCCTGGCGCTCTGGCGTGAATACGGATATGAAATCTCCGACGACGCCATCATGCAGGGGCTGGAGGCTGCCCGCATGCCGGCCCGTATCGAGGTGCTGCGCCGTCATCCGCTGCTGCTTCTGGACGGCTGCCACAACCCGGACGGTACCCGCGCCCTGGCGCAGACGCTGCAGAAGGCCAAATATGACGAGAACCTGGTGGGTGTGCTGGGTATGCTGGCCGACAAGGATTATAAGCAGATGCTGGAGATCCTGGCGCCCTGTTTTGCCAAGGTGTATACCGTGACGCCGGATTGCCCGCGGGCGCTCACAGGGGAGGACCTGCAGAAGGAAGCCCGGTTCCACATGGATGCCGAAGCAGCGGGCACCGTACCGGAGGCCCTGCGCAAGGCGGTGCGCTACGCCGAGGACAACAACCTGGCGGGCGTGGTGGTCTGCGGTTCGCTGTACCTGGCGGCCGAGGCGCGGCCCTGGCTGCTCAAGGAAGCGGAAAAATAATGCGGT encodes the following:
- a CDS encoding VanZ family protein yields the protein MERQKTSPWLIAFRVIFTIALLACIAYIFRNSLQTGAQSSLRSQEVMHAVNSALGRVHLGPMSEHTIRKIAHFLEFSMEGFLLMLCLRVYTAHFVRHMSWPLLVGMSTAVMDETIQLFIPNRTSMVTDIWIDMMGVVAGLLVALIILLIVRLLMAFARIESENRALREEREELRRARQEAEHERLAERAAHRAYEAQFGSGERPAAGEWDEDKEEQSE
- a CDS encoding folylpolyglutamate synthase/dihydrofolate synthase family protein, with amino-acid sequence MTTQQAMEALHALPRLGSGKPGLERMRNLLAHLGNPEEQLQCVHIAGTNGKGSLAAMTAAILTAAGYKTGLTISPYVVDFRERFQIDGEMIPPRTLASLTQKVLDAIAAIHEEGGEAPVQFEAITALALLWFAREKCDLVVLETGLGGRYDATNVVPHTLVAAITKIGYDHMELLGDTLDKIAAEKAGIIKEGCAVVCYPDQPAEAMGPILTAAAEAHTSIITPELEDIRQLPGKSLENRIDYGGYQAALGFPGAHQANHAAMAVEIALALWREYGYEISDDAIMQGLEAARMPARIEVLRRHPLLLLDGCHNPDGTRALAQTLQKAKYDENLVGVLGMLADKDYKQMLEILAPCFAKVYTVTPDCPRALTGEDLQKEARFHMDAEAAGTVPEALRKAVRYAEDNNLAGVVVCGSLYLAAEARPWLLKEAEK